A portion of the Stigmatella aurantiaca DW4/3-1 genome contains these proteins:
- a CDS encoding ABC transporter substrate-binding protein, producing MHALRSRSLVGLLALFATAGLSCKKAGADAPLRLGFFPNITHAQALVGHAEGTFAAEPGMGPLEVKQFNAGPAAMEALVAGSLDVSYVGTGPAINTFLKAGRELRIIAGAVDGGAVLVTRTAKSAAELKGKKLASPQLGNTQDISLRYWLKQQGLQASTGVPGDVQIIPLSNPDILGQYLQGGIEGAWVPEPWGSRMVAEGGGHILVDERDLWPDRRFPTTVVVTTKRVLETRRPQLMALLRAHVRLTERWRTDPQGFQNAVNTAFGQLTRKPLAPELLQAAFSRLEPALEPGEAALATAAQHARALNYLTSDDISGLVDLSLLDEVRTPAR from the coding sequence ATGCACGCGCTCCGCTCCCGCAGTCTCGTGGGCCTCCTGGCCCTCTTCGCCACCGCCGGGCTCAGCTGCAAGAAGGCCGGTGCGGACGCCCCGCTGCGCCTGGGCTTCTTTCCCAACATCACCCATGCCCAAGCGCTCGTGGGCCACGCGGAGGGCACCTTCGCCGCCGAGCCGGGCATGGGGCCCTTGGAGGTGAAGCAGTTCAACGCGGGGCCCGCCGCCATGGAGGCCCTGGTGGCCGGCTCCCTGGACGTCTCCTACGTGGGCACCGGTCCGGCCATCAACACGTTCCTCAAGGCGGGCCGGGAGCTGCGCATCATCGCCGGCGCGGTGGATGGCGGCGCGGTGCTCGTCACCCGGACGGCCAAGTCCGCCGCCGAGCTCAAGGGCAAGAAGCTGGCGTCCCCTCAGCTCGGCAACACGCAGGACATCTCGCTCCGGTACTGGCTGAAGCAGCAGGGCCTCCAGGCCTCCACCGGCGTCCCCGGGGATGTGCAGATCATCCCCCTGAGCAACCCGGACATCCTCGGCCAGTACCTCCAAGGTGGAATCGAGGGCGCCTGGGTGCCCGAGCCCTGGGGCTCGCGCATGGTGGCCGAGGGAGGAGGACACATCCTGGTGGATGAGCGGGACCTGTGGCCGGATCGCCGCTTCCCCACCACCGTGGTGGTGACGACGAAGCGCGTGCTGGAGACGCGCAGGCCCCAGCTGATGGCCCTGCTGCGCGCGCACGTGCGGCTGACCGAGCGCTGGCGCACGGATCCGCAAGGCTTCCAGAACGCGGTCAACACCGCCTTCGGCCAGCTCACCCGCAAACCCTTGGCTCCGGAGCTGCTGCAGGCCGCCTTCTCCCGGCTGGAGCCCGCGCTGGAGCCCGGCGAGGCCGCCCTGGCCACCGCGGCTCAACATGCCCGGGCGCTCAACTACCTCACCAGCGATGACATCTCGGGGTTGGTCGACCTCAGCCTGCTCGACGAGGTCCGCACCCCAGCCCGCTGA
- a CDS encoding head GIN domain-containing protein: protein MKSLHAALLLPSLCLSFSAFAQEQTREVDDFQGVSVSSGIKARVSVGPKSVRISGDEDAVARVRTTVDDGNLVVTMAKGRGGGVLLTLSSPSVTHLEASSGASVEAHLAATPTFTIEASGGGEVSVDGLDSAKVEVEASGGAEVTLKGRADVLQVEASGGSEVHGQALRLKALEAEASGGTRVKANPTDRVEAEASGGSSIHVETQPSQRHVSTSGGSKVVFPRP, encoded by the coding sequence ATGAAGTCCCTCCATGCCGCCCTGCTGCTTCCCTCCCTGTGCCTGTCCTTCAGCGCCTTCGCTCAGGAGCAGACGCGCGAGGTCGATGACTTCCAGGGCGTCTCGGTGAGCAGCGGCATCAAGGCCCGCGTGAGCGTGGGCCCCAAGTCCGTGCGCATCTCCGGGGACGAGGACGCGGTGGCGCGGGTGCGGACCACGGTGGACGACGGCAACCTGGTGGTGACGATGGCCAAGGGCCGGGGGGGTGGGGTGCTCCTCACCCTCTCCAGCCCGTCGGTGACGCACCTGGAGGCCTCGAGCGGCGCTTCGGTGGAGGCCCACCTCGCCGCCACCCCCACCTTCACCATCGAGGCCAGCGGCGGGGGCGAGGTGTCCGTGGACGGCCTGGACTCGGCGAAGGTCGAGGTGGAGGCCAGCGGCGGGGCCGAGGTGACGCTGAAGGGACGCGCGGACGTGCTCCAGGTGGAGGCCAGCGGCGGCTCCGAGGTCCACGGCCAGGCGCTGCGCCTCAAGGCCCTGGAGGCCGAGGCCAGCGGCGGCACCCGCGTGAAGGCCAACCCCACCGACCGCGTCGAGGCCGAGGCCAGCGGCGGCAGCAGCATCCACGTGGAGACCCAGCCCTCCCAGCGCCACGTCTCGACGTCGGGGGGCTCCAAGGTCGTCTTCCCCCGGCCCTGA
- a CDS encoding serine/threonine-protein kinase produces MAGSTLPLTPDAFSGRKLGKYEVLCRLSTGGMAEIFLASQRGLAGFRKLVVLKQILPDIKGEEEFVRMFLDEAKVTAAFNHPHIAQVFDLDVAEGELFLALEFVPGATLVEVAKACRLAQQAIPMGLSLASARDTALALHYAHTFTDPLGRPSPVVHRDVAEKNIMVTYEGVTKLLDFGIAKSLARRGRTQVGMVKGTSGYMSPEQLLGEPLDARSDLFSLGVVLHECLTGLRLFHAKTPEAGAGAVLHGQVPPPSRANKAVPPELDAIVLKALARRREDRYATTLEFARALERAVGPLIWHPEQIGELMQRLFSERREQTRQLLMSGQDLSGDTTGEVHLSQIFALPSIPEPPVPSGLPQITPALPSPPRMASASALTLPAATRPSMSEETQVASQSPAQETQVRPPSPPSPRRPTQGALPSVTAPEAPARRRTNGALPSVTAPEASRRSTPEPVAPRRPAPPAPSPEPTPPPTEETLRKGPPSRPRSASSERVPRASGNFQARPSPSRPSAPPVEEESNTEELVTRPHQVLPMMGGDEPTADTNETLIPDEEDANAATSSYAGVGSKRKGRWGLIAGGALLLLVGGGLAVAVALGWEVHPLEAFWAEEAHPPRGLLEPLKPMAKPAAEPAPAQPPPAEPPVAPAPEALGVAPKPPPAAPSPAAPLPSEAQGSAPTAPSPDSAPEDSPADEEEAAKPSGLPPAQETPRPSKQRTRKETKTAAQPAPAPADTGMGWLTLVTDPYAKVYLGKRFLGETPFFNLDFQSGRHSLRLVHPNGKNLRLAVEVKRGETSSVRVNLDQLAPD; encoded by the coding sequence ATGGCCGGGTCCACGCTGCCGCTCACACCGGACGCTTTCAGCGGCCGGAAACTGGGCAAATACGAGGTGCTCTGCCGCCTGTCCACGGGCGGAATGGCGGAGATTTTCCTCGCTTCCCAGCGGGGCCTGGCGGGTTTTCGCAAGCTGGTGGTGCTCAAGCAGATCCTCCCGGACATCAAGGGGGAGGAGGAATTCGTCCGGATGTTCCTGGACGAGGCGAAGGTGACGGCCGCCTTCAACCACCCGCACATCGCCCAGGTGTTCGATCTGGATGTGGCCGAGGGGGAGCTGTTCCTGGCGCTGGAGTTCGTGCCGGGCGCCACGCTGGTGGAGGTGGCCAAGGCGTGCCGGCTCGCCCAGCAGGCCATTCCCATGGGGCTGTCCCTGGCGTCCGCCCGCGACACGGCGCTGGCGCTGCACTACGCCCATACCTTCACGGATCCGCTGGGCAGGCCCTCGCCCGTCGTCCACCGGGACGTGGCCGAGAAGAACATCATGGTGACGTACGAGGGCGTCACCAAGCTCCTGGACTTCGGCATCGCCAAGAGCCTGGCGCGGCGGGGCCGCACCCAGGTGGGCATGGTGAAGGGCACCAGCGGGTACATGTCCCCGGAGCAGTTGCTCGGCGAGCCGCTGGATGCCCGGAGCGACTTGTTCAGCCTGGGCGTGGTGCTGCACGAGTGCCTCACCGGCCTGCGCCTGTTCCATGCGAAGACGCCCGAGGCGGGCGCGGGCGCGGTGCTGCACGGCCAGGTGCCTCCCCCTTCGCGCGCCAACAAGGCGGTGCCCCCGGAGCTGGATGCCATCGTGCTCAAGGCCCTGGCCCGCAGGCGCGAGGACCGCTACGCCACGACGCTGGAGTTCGCGCGCGCGCTGGAGCGGGCCGTGGGCCCCCTCATCTGGCACCCGGAGCAGATCGGCGAGCTGATGCAGCGCCTGTTCTCCGAGCGGCGCGAGCAGACCCGGCAGTTGCTGATGTCCGGCCAGGACCTGAGCGGCGACACCACCGGCGAGGTGCACCTGTCGCAGATCTTCGCCCTTCCGTCGATCCCCGAGCCCCCCGTCCCCTCCGGCCTGCCGCAGATCACCCCCGCGCTGCCCAGCCCTCCCCGGATGGCCTCGGCCTCCGCGTTGACGCTGCCCGCCGCGACCCGGCCCTCCATGTCCGAGGAGACCCAGGTCGCCTCCCAGTCGCCCGCTCAAGAGACCCAGGTTCGGCCGCCCTCGCCGCCTTCTCCGCGCCGGCCCACGCAGGGCGCGCTCCCCTCCGTGACGGCGCCAGAGGCCCCTGCGCGCCGGCGCACCAATGGCGCGCTCCCCTCCGTGACGGCGCCGGAAGCCTCCCGCCGCTCGACCCCGGAGCCGGTGGCCCCGAGGCGCCCAGCACCCCCGGCGCCTTCCCCGGAGCCCACGCCTCCCCCCACCGAAGAGACCCTCCGCAAGGGGCCGCCGTCCCGGCCGCGCTCGGCCTCCAGCGAACGCGTTCCCCGCGCCTCGGGCAACTTCCAGGCCCGGCCTTCCCCGTCCCGGCCCTCGGCTCCGCCCGTCGAGGAGGAGTCCAACACGGAGGAGCTCGTCACCCGTCCCCACCAAGTCCTGCCCATGATGGGGGGCGACGAGCCAACCGCTGACACCAACGAGACGCTCATCCCCGACGAGGAGGATGCGAACGCCGCCACGAGCTCGTACGCCGGGGTCGGCTCGAAGCGGAAAGGCCGCTGGGGGCTCATCGCGGGAGGGGCCCTGCTGCTGCTGGTGGGCGGTGGCCTCGCGGTCGCGGTGGCGCTCGGGTGGGAGGTGCACCCCCTGGAGGCCTTCTGGGCCGAGGAGGCCCATCCACCGCGCGGCTTGCTGGAGCCACTCAAGCCCATGGCCAAGCCCGCGGCCGAACCGGCGCCCGCCCAACCCCCTCCCGCGGAACCTCCCGTGGCCCCAGCCCCCGAGGCACTGGGGGTGGCCCCCAAGCCCCCTCCGGCAGCGCCCTCTCCGGCAGCGCCCCTTCCGTCCGAGGCCCAGGGGTCCGCGCCCACCGCTCCCTCCCCGGACAGTGCCCCCGAGGACAGCCCCGCCGACGAGGAGGAGGCCGCCAAGCCCTCCGGGTTGCCCCCCGCTCAGGAGACGCCGCGCCCCTCCAAGCAGCGGACTCGCAAGGAAACGAAGACGGCCGCGCAGCCCGCGCCCGCTCCGGCCGACACCGGGATGGGCTGGCTCACCCTCGTCACCGACCCGTATGCGAAGGTCTACCTGGGCAAACGCTTCCTGGGGGAGACCCCCTTCTTCAACCTGGACTTCCAGTCCGGCCGGCACTCCCTGCGGCTCGTCCACCCCAACGGCAAGAACCTGCGGCTCGCGGTGGAAGTGAAGCGCGGGGAGACCAGCTCGGTCCGGGTGAACCTGGACCAGCTCGCCCCGGACTAG